ATGAGGATATTTGATATAGTACTTCATTGTCTACAGTTTTATTTACTGGTTTTGGTAAGTTTTAAAGTCAATGACTCCAGCTAATGGGAAAGTTCAATCCTATGCAGGGAGCCGAAAAGTTTGTTAAATGTCCAAATTTTAATTGCTTGTAAGGTCGGTACGCCTTTGACAGTTTTACTAAAGCTGAACAACTGGATGTGTTGGGGCGTGTGAACATTATTTAGAATCCACTTACTTATTAAAGATCTCTTTTCTTGAAATTTCTTATGGATTTTAATTTCTTATGGATTTTAATTTCTTGTTGTAGTCAATCATAAAACCTAATTTATACAGCAAGttagttatattttatatctgaAACACCaccaaaacatatttttattaaatcaattGGGTTAATATAAGTTTAGTCAGACCTCATTCCAATTTAATGCGTATGTTAACGTTCGCAATTAACATTTCTTTAAGGAGTATATATTGTATACCAGTtgttcattattatcattattgtacATACGCCAATACGACTTCTCACGATCGAAACGTAATTACTCTGATCTCAAATTACCGAAATTGATACAGAAGACAATAACGGCAGATAGTTTTCAATTGCGATCAATTTGCCATTAGTTTGGACAGTAGACCTACTGTTATTCTTTCTGTGTTAAATGCTTACCAAACAACATCCAGTCTGGATTGTGTAACACTTGTAAATTGTCCTGATCGTACGCGGAACATTACACATTTTTAGAGCTGCATGAACTGCCAAAactttttaatcaatatttttaaaatgtaccaAATTTCAACAATTTTTCTCTGTGTAAACTTCAGAGTTTTACAAACTAATGCATATTCTAAATAGACATTTTGGAAAATTTTCTTAACTCATAAACAGTTCAATAAATACATAAACCCCATTATTTTACTTGTTATATCGGCCGCTAATGCACACATTTTATTGCCAACTGTTGACAGAAAGAATAAGAGTTGGATGGGGActgtttatttaaacattttattacatCACGTTTTATTGTGATACAACGCAATCGACAAACGCGacaataatattttagaatAAGTACAACAAATTATTAGGGAAgcgaataaaatataaaatcttattttcatacaaaatttgggtaaaatattatatattgaatactgtaaattaattttctatgttagagattaaataaatattacgaCACGGttataaagttaaaattcaTTAGGTTGAACATTGCATGCTGTCCATACAGTGTAATAGTTTACAGTAGTGGAAGCACCATTATATCACTGCAGGCATTAGCAATACTTGTGTATTGCATAGCGCCTGACACACTGGCCTAATCACAAGATATACACACTCGACAGAGTTCAGCAAAATCAAGTACAGAATTAAATGATTCGTAGTTTATACTGCCAAATTTACACCTATCAACGTGACGAATGAATTTTACAAATAGCAATTTGTATGGAGATGAACAATTTACAACGCATTTAACGTTTCTCAGTTTAAACGATTCTTAATAATATTTTCCAGTAACTACCATTTTGTAATGCATAACTGCCTTACAACAAATGGAAAATATTCAAATAGCAagtgaaaataaagaaaataaccACTTCTGTGTTAAATAGGTGTACAttatgctaatttcatttataataaacaacataCAGTGACTATAACAACTCAAATTCAAATATGTCCTTCTTcttttattgtatcaaacaaaaacaatttcaatacaaaaggtagccaagaTATAGCCGAAGTtaatcaagcttggtacctttaagctacgaaattaacaaataaataacagaacttaaaagaaaataaaaatttgataatgtcaaaaacaaaacaaaaaattttgaataataaataaataacataacataacataacataaagtgctgtatgtactgtactgtaataaacaaaaccatATCATATGTATGTACAGCTATGCTGATAAGTATGTAACATAGTTAGGGAAGAATTAAATCCCTGGTTATGAGAACAATTACTGGTATATGTTCAATagtataaactataataaaGGAAAGTTAAATGTGGCCAAAAAACAACACGACAAAAAGTGAATGAATTTGTCTTGACTGAAATGGATCGGAAGTTtgtaacaatagaaatattgttAAATCCATGGGAACTTGTAGAGTTAATCTTTAGATTGCTGTATAACTCATAACTATTAGAGACAATCTTTTATTAAGTTTAAAAGTTCAGCTTGAGTGACTACCACGTCAAGAATTTAAAAAGCAAGCTTTATACAGCGTCATGAATCACCAAATAGTTGAGTTTGTCTAGAACTTGTTTGTGCggtcaataatataaataagtcGTCCATGTCTATGAGCTGCCCCTAAGCCACGTGCCCTTTCTTTAGTACACGAACAATACATTTATCATCATCAAGTCGAATTTCAGTAAAAACAAACTTCTGAATTCAGAACACAGGCCAATGAACAAACACTAAAAACTAACCTTTTTGACAAATCTCTTAACAGaaagtcaaaaaataaaaattaagagGATTATTTTCGAACAAAAACTGTACTAGCTTTTCATGGGCCATgattaaaattataatcaaaatattCATGGATTTGACTCATATTGTAGATTTTATAAGTAAATGCATATTGTATGAATATCAATTACCCCTTTTGTTTACTTGAGTCAGCGCGTTCATAGGCAGGTGGTGTTAGGACGAATGTTTTTGGTAGGTTTTGACAAAGAAAAGCGAGGAAAGACAAAGGTTTAAAGAAGTCAATTTTTACGTAATGAAGCCAACATAGCGTATTCAAAAACTCGTTATGCAGGATGATGTATGAAATGGTAATGAAGCGGTACCGTTACTATCCACAATAAAGAACAGTCATGCTTCAATTATTAAGGTTTTATTAATAAGTCGCGAGCGATTGATTCTTAAATGAAGAGGAAAGCACTTTAAACTATTGTCATGTCAATTTAATACACAACACTGCGTTCTGTCTTATTATCAATAACAAGAACATAATAAACATCACATTAAAACACGACAACCATTATATTTTGGCTTCTTgtcttataataaatataataattatataatattagaaataagccaaaaaaaaaaatatatacagcaGCTGCAATATacaaaatttgaataacaatttgttttgtttctttacAGTTATCAGAGCTAAAGTAGTTCCTTATTACTCAAAAATTGGACATTCAATCTTTACAAAAAGACATAAAAATGATGTTGTACTGCCGACAGCACCATCAAGTGGTTCAAGCAATCCTAACGAACCTTTTAAACATTGGCAGATCCGCATAAAGAAAGTCTATAAAGGAGGAGAATTTATTGCCAATGGCGCTGAAACTAGCATTTACACGTCAATATTTGACTCCCTCTGTGGCGTCGCAACAATGCAAGAAGGTGAACAGTATCTATTTATGGGTAAGTACAACAAAATGTATAATGTATAAACGCCATAATTTGATttcaatatattacaaattGCTGCAAACATTCTTAAGTTTCAAAATTGAGTTCcattaataaaattgtttatgcACATAAAATGCTTCTATCAAGAAAAACAGACATATCTGAAtaaattttctttaattttccatacaataacaaatattttcagACAAGTCACAAATAATAGatttatatatttcataaataaaataatagtctGTTTGCAACAAGTCTAGTCAATGCCAAGTATAGTAGATTATACAAGTGATAACCATGAGATAAAAATACTTTGATGTGAGAATAGTATGAGTCAGGCTATAGATTTAAGTAGATTATTATCTATCATATATTGACTGTTGAAAATGAACTAATTTAAATGTTCAATGCACTATATAGATTTTGAAGTTAACATCATGTTTACGaaaattgtactgtattaattaacgTTATGAGTAGAAGTGGTGGTAAACTGaatataccatatttaaaattggtattgaaaatttaaatcacgttaCAAGGACGCTATGATCTTATCTcaactaataataatttaactgaaaaacACTGCAGGCTATTTCATCATTTCTTCCATAATTCCTTTGTTTTGTCTCCCTCAGATCGCCCCCTAGCAAAATCAGGAGTCAATGTCCCCTTAAAATATAACCACTTAAATTCagattaaatattttgttaaaccaAGAGTTGTTTAACTAGCTAGTTTAATATGTCAAAGAGAAATCGTGGCTGTTTAAATTAAGAGTGTTGGGTATCAAGCTGTTTGTATATTATCACTCACTTTGGAAACAAGAACAATCAGCGCACCCAGTATGTGATCAATGGACActtgttaaataaattgaaaacattGTTGTGATATATTCACAAAAACATGACGAACCTTGTCCGTCCTGCTCTAATTACAAAGTTAATTACAACGTTCTGTTGCGAGCTATAAATAAATTACCTATTATTTGTCAGAATAATGAAATTCAAACATGGATACCGAGTAGAAATATTAGATTAACGTCTTGAGAAATTTTACACCGCCTAATTTAAAATGCGTCATCGAACAGATAATGACAAGAATTAATGTCGAGTTAGAAATCATTAATGTCGCGTATGTAACATAGGTTAGGATTTCAATGGTAACAATATCttctttagtttattttgtacattataaATTAATCGCATCCAATGACTGTTTAAATAGGCCAAAGATAATAAAAAGATCACTTTagatgaaatataatatttagattCATTTTGAagacatttaaataaacacTAAAATTCACacattttatattacaaatttGCTTTTAGTAAATAATTTCCACTTCTATTTTTAGTTGTAAAAGAGGGTTAAAAAGATTGTTTGTGAAAAGTCAGAGCTATTCAAACTGACTTTATTGCTTtaacatttcattaaaatacGATTCTATCTACGCACATAAAAAGCATCACCATGTGACCTAAAAAACGAACGAACCTCGCTAATGATACAGTAATCAATAAAGCTATAGGAAAAAGCTGAGCCTATATATTCAAGACAAGTGTCATTTTATGAATTGTTCACAAATTCGTTATCGTTTGTTTGTTGCCGTATTAGTTGAGATCTCCCGCAGAATGTTGCCGTAAGATACATTGATATATAAAGTCAGAACAGATAATGCAAATGGGTACTTATACGTTAAGTAATGACTTAAGCAAAGAAAACGTGTTTCTAAATAGTGTGTTTAGTCTGTCTGATGTGTAGACCATTGCTAAAGGCATTGCAGTTAAgctatataaaatatgttaGAGTACGAACATCTTCAGGCTTGATATTAATCTATTAAATTTATCTactttatacaaataaaatccTACTTTTCTcttttaatatattgaatattttCAAAATGCATTTTTGTTGTGAGCTTTCGgcaataaacaattatttaatgcAAAATGTTATACTGTCCTGATTTTCAAGATATATTTAtgaggataaaaaaaaaactgggtTGCTAAACATTTGGTTATGAATGTTTCATAAAGGATACTTGGGCTCTGATATATAACATATCCATGAATATTTCATATTCAATAATATATCATATTGTtctatattcaatattttaaaagtaatttctTAATGAATCATTCTGCAGATAAAATACATTGGAAATAATAAAGCAATAGTTGAggaataatatacaaataatgaatgtttatgagtgcaatggtacaaataatggcacgaggtgaatgatgaaaggttatatcaatgaggcaaagccgagttgatataacctttcatcattcaccaagtgccattatttgtaccattacacgaatacaaaacattcattatttgttttatataacatctagacgtttttttttcgtacacaaaaatgtttcaaaaagtactatttaacgatcgttgaatagtgcgtactattgcacgccatgtgacccacattcgtccaatcaaatgacaggaatttatataggtgttatataattatcaatattaatactTCTCTACTCTATTGTAGTTaacagaaatattaaataattgataattataaacattatttcaatattaatctacattgaattaattgatttttatcaaattaatcGCAAATTTAAAAGCATTTAACCGTTAGTTGACATACGATTGTTAACTACCTAGGCGCTGTTAATCTGTTTGCCCCCACAAGGGGATCAACACACTCACATACATTCACCAAAACTATCCAAGCAAGACAAGAGTTTATTTGGCCCACGTGCCTAATGACAAAAGAGTATAGGTCTCAATATTTACCTTCAGGAATTTGTGTGATAAACTTTGGTAAACACTCCTTGAGATAATAAATAGGGCAAAAATGTGACAGAAGAATTAGCTTAGATAATACTATATTTGGAAATGTAGTCCTGTTGTAAGTTGTTTGTAAGTTTAATAAGGGCACTTTTCCTTGGTTTATACaagtttgtttataattaatagttttatatcCCCTTGAAAACTTTCTTTGGTAATATAGAAATACTATTAAAATACACTGctcaatttattgtttttcgctttggttttttttttggaatttcataataactaaaaaacaaataaacaattttgttctttttaatcaataattgtattcattttgtTGTAGGTATGCTGCAAGATGGCCAGCTCCGTTTTACAACATGCAACTGGCATGCCAAATGGGACACAATAACGAAGAAAATGCGCAAAGGACTTCGATATCAGTACACAAGCAACTGTAATTGCCAGGTTAGTCAATAAAATTTACCCAAAATTAAATCAGCATAATGCATACACAAGAATTGCCAAAACATGAATAGtgtacataaataaatgtttgatgccagataaaaataatgttgcaATTATTATGTAACTAAGTATTTGATTTACTGACAACAAATTGTATAATAGTATGGTTCTATTTCTAAAACTATAATTTAGGTATAAAAACAATTAGTATGTCAAAATATAGCTTAAAATATTAGTATGAAATATTAGTGTTTGAGAattaatttctaaaattgtaaaatcggttatttgatttatatttgcactttgcaaattaataaaacattcatttagTATTTTGAAATGAAAGTACATTTATAATACTCAAATAGGGTcaggaaattaaatatgtaaatcatatgcaaataattgtaataatatctgtatgaattca
This DNA window, taken from Antedon mediterranea chromosome 9, ecAntMedi1.1, whole genome shotgun sequence, encodes the following:
- the LOC140059167 gene encoding metalloproteinase inhibitor 2-like, giving the protein MAITTQLLTFLGLIFISCFYAVMSCTCLPAHPQDHFCKSDFVIRAKVVPYYSKIGHSIFTKRHKNDVVLPTAPSSGSSNPNEPFKHWQIRIKKVYKGGEFIANGAETSIYTSIFDSLCGVATMQEGEQYLFMGMLQDGQLRFTTCNWHAKWDTITKKMRKGLRYQYTSNCNCQISTCGLFDKCDKRIHTKQADGACVWDAWDGGCESKFSTCIVHDDGRCAWHRSPELSRCRKTEITKS